The sequence GCCACTGGCAAAAACTAGGTAAGTTGGGAAGGCACCTGGGTTGTGGAGGACCAAGGAAATTAGACCCCCAGCTGTAACTTTCCTTTTATCCTTTCTTTCCAGAGTCAGCTACCCAATTCCTGGCTGCTCAAAGGCTGCCCCTGACTCTGGCCGGAGCCTCCTATGAGGGGGTTGCTGTCAATGACTGTATAGAGAGTGGGCGCCAGGCAGCATTTCGAGTCCTGGGCACAGAACCTAATAGCTAATCCGCAGCTCTCACCTCTTCCTGCCCCTGCTGGCGGGAATTCTCTCACCCATGAAAATAAAAGTTGCTGGAACTTGGCGTGGTCTGGCTGTTCTGTCACCTGTGGGCTTGTGGGGTGGGGGGCAAAGACAGGCAAAGGGTGCCTGGGACTCACAAAGCAGGAGCAGAGGCGAGACAAAGTcctttattagaaaatatatcaaaatccCAGCCCCCTGAGCCAGGTCCAGAAGAGGGAGCTATTCCAGCACTGGCAGAAAGTACCCAGGGAGGGGCTTCCTTCAACAAACACACTTCCTGGGAACcataaatagaataaatattcACAGAGGTCCCTCCAGAAGCCAGATCACTCTTCTCTCCactgaagaggaagggacttgGGGTCCAGCCCTCCTTCTGCCCCAGGGGCAGGAGACTCCCAGGAGTCATCACATAAAATCATGACACCAAGGATTCACAGTCTTAAGCCCTGGCAAGTGACCCTAGAAAGAGGGACTCCCAGGTCTAGAGGAGCCCAGCTCCAGTCCAGCAGTGGGGAGAGGCCCCTGCCCCCAGCACAGCACTAGCGTTCAGttcccccacatctctctgagcagTGAGGAGCTGAGGGTAGGGAGAATACAACCCCTCTGATTCCTGAAGGTAGGCAGGAAGGAGGAGTCAGTGTGAACCATGGGGGGCTGTGTGGTTGGCAGTAGGTGGCGGGTCAGGCCTGGCTGGGGGCCGGCGCTGCAGCATCTCTTGACGGAAGGCCTGGGAGGAACCAGGTGGGTAACGGGGACCAGAGAGAGTCCGAGGACCCCGAGGGTCTGTTCCAATGTCTGCTGTGATATTGGTATAGAGAGGGCCCAGCTCTCGAGCCAGCAATCGGTAGGTCAGTGAGTTCATCCCATCTTGCGTCCATGAATTCTGGGTACGGACCAGGAGGTCAAATCTGAGGGTTAGAGGTTGGAGACTAAGACCCAGAAAGGAACAGCCAGGAATCTAGGGACCTTTAGGAACTTCCTGGCTAGGATGCAGAACCCCAAGGATCCAGAAACAATTCCCAGGCAGTCCTCCCTTCCTACCTGTGTGGATTTTCCTCGTTGCCCTTATCTCCTCGGTGCTTCACCATCTTATAGTGTCCCACAGACGTGGGGGGGCGAGAGATCTTCATCCCAGCCAGGCGTACCCTATGGGAAAAGTGAGGGCACCTTGGAGGATCCAGAGTGGAGGAAAGCTGCTGACAGGCGAGCAAGAAGAACTAATGCCAGCAAGGAAGGGATGGCATGTTTCTGTACACAAAGAGCAACTATTACTAGTTAGACAAAAAAGTGCCCAGTACTGGAAGGGGAGAGACttaaacaaagaaggaaatggcTGAAGAGAATGTAAAAGCTGGATGTATCGAAATCCTCAGGGCCTAGTGCCAGGCACCCTGGGGCCTTTAAACAATTGGCAGAGGTAGGTTTGCACCTCCCATCTTTGTTTCCTAACTGGCGCCCAGAGCTGCCCTTGCAgtctgggaaggacagggagagGAGCCATTTTGTCAAAAGGACAGGACAAGACCGAGAGTTTAAGACCCAAGCTCAGCAATTCTTATTTAGAATAGCGGCTGGTCTGCCTCAACTCCTCTGCCCAgcagcccctgcccaccccccacccccccacaccctGGCCCCACCACAATGTTAAGAAAAGGGCGGAACCACGTAATCAGGACCGAGAAACAAATCCCAACTCTGACACACAGAAGCAAGACGTGAAGATGGCCTGGGAAGGTACTGAAAGAATACATACATTTAGAAATTGCTGGGTACTTTACACACATACAGAGGACCAGAATTCACAGAGATGTCATCCCAAaggacacagggagagggcaggcaATGGATCCAGCATATCAAGCCCAAATATTCACACCACACCACAGATATGAAATTAGGTCAGCTGAGGCTGAAGGTCAAAATGTTTCACATGCTAAAAATGAGTTGACATTATGACAATGGcacaggcttaaaaaaaaaaagtgattctgGGCTCTATGGAGGAGAGCCCTTCCTCCCCCAGCCTCATAGGAAGTGCTCTGGATGCAACCCTAGCAGAAGGCAGGACTAAACTATCTCTAGGCCCCTTTCCAGCTCTGGAATCCCATGACACTATAGCCTATTGATCTTATCCTCTCTCGTAGGAACATAATTAACCAGATCTGGGAGACTGAAGGATGACAGAATGGGGGGCTGCATGCAAAGCCTGACCTGGGTAGACTGAAAAGACTAAGAAGGAGGAATGGGCACAGTGCAGGATCAGGGAGCTAAAAGTTAGTGTTAAAAGGCTATGGCCAGGGGTGGTCTCAGAGGACAGGGATCCaggctggggtgagggagggatGCCATGGCAGGAAGTCTGACCTGGTAGCAATGTCGTCATCTTCACCACCCCAGCCCCAATATTCATTGGGGAAGCCATTTATCTTCAGGTACTGGTCAGGAGTGAGCGCCGAGACCCCTCCAAAGTACTGGGGGTACGGGAggctagagagagaaagatcctTGAATTCCACAAGTCTGGGGAGACACTCCTACCCACAATCCCCTCAGCTCTCCTCCTTCCAATGGATAGTGGGTTTACCTCCTTTCCAGCACCCTCTCATGCCCTCTACCTGTATCCAAACTTGTTCATGGCAACAGCAACATGCCGGGGTCCCCGGGGATCACACACATACAGATTGTGGTCATTCTCTGGCAGGAGGTCAACATCATGCAAGAACAGGCAGTCCCACTCTTCATCACGCAGGGCCTCCCGCACTCCAACATTCAGCAGCTTTGCCCTGTTAAATGTTCCATTTCCAGCCTGGAATATAATAATGGAAGAGGACCAGACTATGTCTGTAGGTAGCATGGAGAAGAGGGGGCAGAGTATAAAAGTGAAAAGAGAGAAACCAAAGTGGGCTGTGGGGCAAGGAGAatcaagagaaagacaaactatctttcatttttttattcaacaaaatttttttGAGCATCGTTATGTGCCTGATACTTACATGCTGCTGTTTagcatttaatcctgacaacaacCATGGGAAACAGATGTATATTAGTTATCGTTCTTTGCCTCATTTTAGGGGGTTAAAcgtcttgctcaaggtcacatatgGGACAAATGGAAGAAATAGAATTTTAGCCCAAATCTGTCCAATTCCAAATTTGCACAATTCCAAAttcaacaaaggaaaaatcatgGGAGAGTACAGGACAGTGGGAATACCCTAAACAGAATAACTAACAAGTCGGCAGAGCAGTGCCAGGTGCTTTCCCACATTCAACAgtctgacttttaaaattattcc comes from Diceros bicornis minor isolate mBicDic1 chromosome 4, mDicBic1.mat.cur, whole genome shotgun sequence and encodes:
- the B4GALT3 gene encoding beta-1,4-galactosyltransferase 3; its protein translation is MLRRLLERPCTLALLVGSQLAVMMYLSLGGFRSLSALFGREQGPTFDYSHPHDVYSNLTHLPGAPAAPGGPPAPQGLPYCPERSPLLVGPVSVSFSPVPSLAEIVERNPRVEPGGRYHPAGCEPRSRTAIIVPHRAREHHLRLLLYHLHPFLQRQQLAYGIYVIHQAGNGTFNRAKLLNVGVREALRDEEWDCLFLHDVDLLPENDHNLYVCDPRGPRHVAVAMNKFGYSLPYPQYFGGVSALTPDQYLKINGFPNEYWGWGGEDDDIATRVRLAGMKISRPPTSVGHYKMVKHRGDKGNEENPHRFDLLVRTQNSWTQDGMNSLTYRLLARELGPLYTNITADIGTDPRGPRTLSGPRYPPGSSQAFRQEMLQRRPPARPDPPPTANHTAPHGSH